One Phaseolus vulgaris cultivar G19833 chromosome 2, P. vulgaris v2.0, whole genome shotgun sequence DNA window includes the following coding sequences:
- the LOC137812775 gene encoding uncharacterized protein isoform X2, which yields MFSAYSVGIAKHIFISFHRNHQHCLQNSLFRSVSMNNQREVESETESHVHYNHTDPSEYARWTARESFQFMYARPWQRVNDFYFNVVRANLSLSLLFGPQTILDHNDTGIAALSDQSELESVASEDRSGRWARRTFKIILSYHGGSFDGWQKQPGLNTVQGIVEASLGKFVDEKKTQLLKDKGLPIEGCAVVAGRTDKGVTGLQQVCSFYTWKKDVKPRDIEDAINQAALGKLRVISVSEVSRVFHPNFSAKWRHYLYIFPLTNGYRDQSNSNGESCDISKYNEMHDSSSKDGIENQEKSYLFSVSKVNVLLRKLEGKLLSYKMFARDTKASRNDGPPTECFVYHARAMEVKLPTTDCGEETKVMCVELVANRFLRKMVRVLVATSIREAAAGAEDDALIKLMDATCRRATAPPAPPDGLCLVDVGYTEFDPQKCFILIE from the exons ATGTTCAGTGCATACTCTGTTGGCATTGCCAAACATATATTCATCAGTTTCCACAGAAACCATCAACATTGCTTACAGAACTCACTCTTTCGTTCCGTTTCCATGAATAACCAAAGGGAAGTTGAAAGTGAAACTGAAAGTCACGTGCATTACAACCACACCGATCCCTCCGAATACGCAAGATGGACTGCGAG GGAGAGTTTCCAATTTAtgtatgcaaggccttggcaACGAGTCAATGATTTTTACTTCAACGTTGTCCGTGCCAACTTGTCTCTGTCACTTCTCTTCGGACCCCAG ACAATTCTTGATCACAATGATACTGGAATTGCAGCACTTTCTGATCAGAGTGAGTTGGAAAGTGTTGCATCTGAGGATCGCTCTGGGAGGTGGGCGAGGAGGACGTTCAAAATTATTCTTTCGTATCATGGGGGTTCATTTGATGGGTGGCAAAAGCAGCCAGGCTTGAACACTGTCCAAGG CATTGTAGAAGCGTCACTTGGCAAATTTGTTGATGAAAAGAAAACACAACTGCTAAAGGATAAAGGTTTGCCTATTGAAGGTTGTGCTGTTGTTGCTGGTCGTACAGACAAAGGTGTGACAGGCCTTCAACAAGTCTGTTCTTTCT ATACATGGAAGAAGGATGTTAAACCAAGAGATATTGAAGATGCTATCAATCAAGCAGCTCTAGGAAAACTTAGAGTCATATCAGTTTCTGAG GTATCACGCGTATTTCATCCGAATTTCTCTGCCAAATGGAGGCATTACCTTTATATATTTCCACTTACCAATGGGTACAGGGACCAAAGTAACAGCAATGGGGAGTCCTGTGACATTTCTAAATATAATGAAATGCATGATTCTTCCAGCAAGGACGGGatagaaaatcaagagaaaTCCTATCTGTTCAGTGTAAGCAAGGTAAATGTGCTTTTGAGAAAATTGGAAGGAAAACTGCTATCCTACAAGATGTTTGCTCGTGATACAAAAGCTTCAAGAAATGA TGGTCCACCTACTGAGTGTTTTGTTTACCATGCTCGAGCTATGGAAGTCAAACTGCCAACAACT GACTGTGGTGAAGAAACAAAGGTGATGTGTGTTGAGCTGGTAGCTAATCGCTTCCTACGAAAG ATGGTTCGGGTGCTTGTAGCAACCTCAATTAGAGAAGCTGCTGCTGGTGCTGAAGATGATGCCTTGATAAAGCTCATGGATGCCACATGTAGGCGTGCTACTGCTCCTCCAGCACCCCCTGATGGTTTATGTCTAGTTGATGTTGGGTACACTGAGTTTGACCCTCAAAAGTGTTTCATTCTGATAGAGTAA
- the LOC137812772 gene encoding U-box domain-containing protein 35-like has translation MSRLIQEKKIGAGRVVAVAIENNKTSQYAAKWAVDNLLPKEQVLLLIHVRQRASSIPTPAGNLVALDGNDDVARAYRQQMDNESKELFASFRVFCNRKSIQCKEVILEDMDIAKGLIEGISKYSIELLVLGAPSRSGLVRRFRTSDVPSLVSKGAPPFCTVYIISKGKISLVKTATAKPPARNNTLQPQQSNGRMDPQLTRNPALTRPSMEKSAYLVRQQPADEEEMISPFTRPGRGGSYRSYESSVADSDISFVSSGRPSVDRMFPSMYDDMDSSMNPRLSTGSDFDNRSYGSSFSGAKSIDHGDFSFSSQDSGMSMSSSMFSAQDDVEAEMRRLKLELKQTMEMYSTACKEAMTAKQKALELQRWKVEEERKMEETRLAEETALARVEHEKAKCMVAMEAVETSRKIAELEARKRMSVGSGYKTADIFSHSPARYRKYTIEEIEEATNFFSNSLKVGEGGYGPVYRCELDHTPVAVKVLKPGAAQGQLQFQQEVEVLSSIRHPNMVLLLGACPEFGCLVYEYMANGSLDDCLFRRGNKRALPWQLRFRIAAEIATGLLFLHQTKPEPLVHRDLKPGNILLDRNFVSKISDVGLARLVPPSVEDTVTQYRMTSTAGTFCYIDPEYQQTGMLGTKSDIYSLGIMLLQIITAKPPMGLTHLVERAIEKGTFADMLDPAVEDWPVEHAMHFAKLCLGCAEMKRKDRPDLGKVVLPELNKLRDFADDNMPMMMMFGAPSGFGTRSNYGSSNSSNSSPQNSMSEESTSGMSGYESRSSSSYA, from the exons ATGTCAAGGTTGATTCAGGAGAAGAAAATAGGTGCAGGACGTGTGGTGGCAGTGGCAATTGAAAACAACAAAACAAGCCAATATGCAGCAAAATGGGCAGTGGACAATCTTCTTCCCAAAGAACAAGTGCTCTTATTGATCCATGTTAGACAGAGAGCATCTTCCATTCCTACACCAG CGGGAAACCTTGTAGCCCTTGATGGCAACGATGATGTGGCTAGGGCATACAGGCAACAAATGGACAATGAATCTAAAGAACTTTTCGCATCATTTCGTGTCTTCTGCAATAGAAAGAGT ATACAATGCAAAGAGGTGATACTGGAGGACATGGATATAGCTAAGGGATTAATAGAAGGTATTTCTAAGTATTCCATCGAGCTTCTGGTACTCGGGGCACCTTCAAGGAGTGGTCTTGTTAG AAGATTTAGGACATCGGATGTTCCAAGTCTTGTGTCCAAAGGGGCACCACCATTCTGTACTGTGTACATCATTTCCAAAGGAAAAATCTCACTGGTGAAAACAGCTACTGCTAAACCTCCAGCTCGTAATAATACACTGCAGCCGCAGCAGTCTAATGGGAGAATGGATCCACAACTAACACGCAATCCTGCCCTCACACGAC CATCAATGGAGAAGTCAGCATACCTTGTCCGCCAGCAACCAGCAGATGAAGAGGAAATGAT ATCACCATTCACAAGACCTGGTAGAGGAGGAAGTTACAGATCATACGAGTCCTCAGTCGCTGACTCTGATATTTCATTCGTGAGCAGTGGAAGGCCTAGTGTTGATAGGATGTTCCCTTCAATGTATGATGATATGGACTCTAGCATGAATCCTCGGCTTTCAACAGGCTCAGATTTTGACAACAGAAGCTATGGCTCTTCATTCTCAGGAGCCAAATCAATTGATCATGGTGACTTCTCATTCAGTTCACAAGACAGTGGGATGTCAATGTCATCGTCGATGTTTTCAGCTCAA GATGATGTGGAAGCTGAAATGAGGAGATTGAAGCTAGAACTGAAGCAGACAATGGAAATGTACAGTACTGCATGCAAGGAAGCTATGACGGCTAAGCAAAAG GCACTAGAATTACAGCGTTGGAAAgtggaagaagaaaggaaaatggaAGAGACACGATTAGCTGAAGAAACAGCACTGGCAAGGGTTGAGCATGAGAAAGCAAAATGTATGGTTGCCATGGAAGCAGTAGAAACATCTCGAAAAATTGCAGAGTTGGAAGCACGAAAGAGAATGAGTGTAGGATCTGGTTATAAGACTGCAGATATATTTTCACACAGTCCTGCCAGGTACAGAAAATACACTATAGAGGAGATAGAAGAAGCAACAAATTTCTTTTCCAACTCTCTCAAGGTCGGTGAAGGTGGTTATGGGCCAGTCTACAGGTGTGAACTAGATCACACGCCAGTTGCAGTGAAGGTATTGAAACCAGGTGCAGCTCAGGGACAGTTACAGTTTCAGCAGGAG GTTGAAGTGCTGAGCAGCATAAGGCATCCAAACATGGTTCTCCTCCTTGGAGCGTGCCCAGAGTTTGGGTGCTTGGTGTATGAGTATATGGCTAATGGAAGTTTAGATGATTGCCTCTTCCGGAGAGGCAACAAAAGAGCTCTTCCCTGGCAGCTGAGATTCCGAATTGCTGCAGAGATTGCAACTGGGCTCCTTTTCCTACACCAGACAAAGCCAGAACCACTAGTGCACCGTGACTTGAAACCTGGGAACATTTTGCTCGACCGTAACTTCGTGAGCAAGATCAGTGATGTGGGATTGGCCAGGCTTGTTCCGCCTTCAGTTGAAGACACCGTCACACAGTATCGCATGACATCAACTGCTGGAACTTTCTGTTACATCGACCCTGAGTATCAGCAAACGGGCATGCTGGGAACAAAATCTGATATTTACTCACTGGGGATCATGCTTCTGCAGATAATAACAGCAAAGCCACCAATGGGTTTGACTCACCTTGTTGAAAGAGCTATTGAGAAGGGGACTTTTGCAGACATGCTTGACCCAGCAGTTGAGGACTGGCCAGTTGAACATGCCATGCATTTTGCCAAACTTTGCTTGGGATGTgcagaaatgaaaagaaaagataGACCTGATCTTGGAAAGGTTGTGTTGCCCGAGCTCAATAAACTCAGAGATTTTGCTGACGACAACATGCCCATGATGATGA
- the LOC137812776 gene encoding 26S proteasome regulatory subunit RPN13: MSLSSADAFPENQEVMLEFRAGKMFLEGKKVVPDTRKGLVRIARAEEGLVHFQWLDRTQNVVEDDQIIFPNEAVFEKVNQTSGRVYILKFTSDDRKFFFWMQESNADGDLQLCSSVNDYINRPLELGEEEPEGSLPLQVSEDMAEDDITSRAANLGIPNLRVEATSDAPSSGRVRLEDLQRILSDIGPADSIIDPDGGLGLGDILKPDLIMPLMETLPLEQRLAPYLPEGKSSPEEILELLQSPPFRQQVDSFTYVLRTGQIDLSQFGIDPSKYKFTVLSFLEALEDSVSESLESEDRQDDQDLRSQSCNRHDPMDESQ; encoded by the exons ATGAGTTTGTCTTCGGCAGATGCTTTTCCGGAAAATCAG GAAGTTATGCTGGAGTTCCGTGCTGGTAAAATGTTTCTCGAGGGAAAAAAGGTTGTTCCTGATACACGGAAAGGGCTTGTTCGAATTGCTAGG GCTGAGGAGGGATTAGTCCATTTCCAGTGGCTTGATCgcacacaaaatgttgttgaAGAC GATCAGATAATATTTCCGAATGAGGCTGTTTTTGAGAAG GTTAATCAAACATCTGGAAGGGTTTATATATTGAAGTTTACTAGCGATGACAGGAAATTCTTCTTCTGGATGCAG GAATCAAATGCTGACGGTGACTTGCAACTGTGTAGCTCAGTGAATGATTACATTAATAGACCATTGG AGTTAGGTGAAGAGGAGCCTGAGGGATCCCTTCCACTTCAAGTGTCTGAAGATATGGCTGAGGATGACATCACATCTAG agCTGCAAACCTAGGTATCCCAAACTTGCGTGTGGAAGCAACTAGTGATGCACCGTCTTCTGGTCGGGTTAGATTGGAAGATCTCCAGAGAATATTGAGTGACATTGGGCCTGCAG ATAGTATTATTGATCCTGATGGAG GCCTGGGACTTGGCGATATACTGAAGCCTGATCTAATAATGCCATTGATGGAGACATTACCTTTGGAGCAGCGTTTAGCTCCCTACTTACCTGAG GGTAAGTCCTCTCCAGAAGAGATATTGGAGTTGTTGCAGAGCCCACCTTTCCGTCAGCAAGTAGATTCATTTACTTAT GTACTTCGGACGGGGCAGATAGACTTGTCTCAGTTTGGAATTGATCCAAGTAAAT ACAAGTTCACGGTTTTGTCTTTTCTTGAGGCTCTTGAGGATTCCGTTTCCGAGTCGTTAGAGTCTGAAGATAGGCAAGATGATCAGGATTTAAGATCTCAATCTTGTAATCGTCATGACCCAATGGATGAATCTCAGTAG
- the LOC137812773 gene encoding pollen receptor-like kinase 1 — translation MALSGRHYWIIFILFQAPLLLYSAASDFELLLKLKDNLENYGSSLDSWNSTTPPCNVGHANWHGILCYEGKVWGVKLENMGLKGVIDIESLKELPYLRTLSFMNNNLEGSWPEIHLLVGLKSIYLSNNKFSGEIPYRAFEGLKWLKKIHLSNNQFSGFIPTSVTQLPRLIELRLDGNQFTGPIPHFHHLNRLRSFNVANNELQGQIPHTISRMPVSSFSGNERLCGDPLESCTAKPSTASIIVAVVVVGLAVLVIGAVGFIIHRRKQRESAASLGNPSSGLGKGRMRGGGDENHLSSRSMSSSHSRRGDTMRLSFLRDDRERFDLQELLKASAEILGSGCFSSSYKAALINGPTIVVKRFKQMNNVGKEEFQEHMRKLGSLNHPNLLPPVAYYYRKEEKLVVTDYVHNGSLAVRLHGHQSLGEPSLEWPVRLEIVKGIAKGLEYLYRDMPSLIAPHGNLKSSNVLLTESFEPLLTDYGLVPVINQELAQDIMVIYKSPEYLQHGRITKKSDVWCLGILILEILTGKFPANFLQKGKGSEVSLASWVDSVVPEEWTNAVFDQDMGETKNSEGEMGKLLKIALNCCEADVDKRWDIKESVAKILEVKQRDDDQDNFFKTYI, via the exons ATGGCACTAAGTGGCAGGCATTACTGGATCATCTTCATCCTTTTTCAAGCACCCCTTCTTCTCTATTCTGCCGCTTCGGACTTTGAATTGCTCCTCAAACTCAAAGATAACTTGGAAAACTACGGTTCCTCCTTGGACTCATGGAACTCTACCACTCCTCCTTGCAACGTTGGCCATGCCAACTGGCATGGCATTCTTTGCTACGAAGGAAAAGTGTGGGGCGTGAAGCTTGAGAACATGGGGCTCAAAGGGGTCATTGACATAGAATCTCTAAAAGAATTGCCTTACCTAAGAACCTTGAGTTTCATGAACAATAATTTGGAGGGTTCATGGCCCGAAATTCACCTCTTGGTTGGTCTCAAGTCTATTTACCTTTCGAATAACAAGTTTTCTGGGGAGATTCCTTATAGGGCCTTCGAGGGGTTGAAGTGGTTGAAGAAAATTCATCTGTCGAACAACCAATTCTCGGGTTTTATTCCAACTTCGGTGACACAGTTACCGAGACTCATAGAGCTGAGGTTGGATGGGAATCAATTCACTGGCCCCATTCCCCATTTTCATCACCTGAACAGATTGAGATCGTTTAATGTTGCTAATAATGAGTTGCAGGGTCAGATTCCTCACACCATTAGTAGAATGCCGGTTTCTTCCTTCTCTG GTAATGAAAGGTTATGTGGAGACCCATTGGAGTCCTGCACCGCGAAGCCCTCCACTGCGAGCATCATTGTGGCAGTGGTGGTTGTTGGCCTGGCAGTGCTTGTGATTGGAGCAGTAGGGTTCATCATTCACAGAAGAAAGCAACGAGAGTCTGCAGCGAGCTTGGGCAATCCATCCAGTGGCCTTGGCAAAGGGCGTATGAGGGGTGGGGGTGATGAGAACCACTTGTCCTCAAGGTCAATGAGCTCCTCACACAGCAGAAGAGGGGATACCATGAGACTCTCTTTTCTGAGAGATGACAGAGAAAGGTTTGACCTTCAAGAGTTGCTGAAAGCCTCTGCTGAGATTTTGGGAAGTggctgcttcagctcttcataCAAGGCTGCTTTGATAAATGGGCCAACAATAGTGGTGAAGAGGTTCAAGCAGATGAACAATGTGGGGAAGGAAGAGTTCCAAGAGCACATGAGAAAGCTAGGGAGTTTGAATCATCCTAACTTGCTTCCTCCAGTGGCTTACTATTACAGAAAGGAAGAGAAGCTCGTGGTCACAGACTATGTTCACAATGGCAGTCTCGCTGTTCGCCTTCATG GGCACCAATCCCTGGGAGAACCAAGCCTTGAGTGGCCAGTCCGGTTGGAGATTGTGAAAGGCATAGCAAAAGGTCTTGAATATCTATACAGGGACATGCCAAGCCTAATTGCCCCACATGGAAATCTCAAGTCCTCTAATGTTCTCTTGACTGAATCTTTTGAGCCTCTCCTCACAGACTATGGCCTAGTCCCAGTGATAAACCAGGAATTGGCTCAGGACATCATGGTGATATACAAGAGTCCTGAGTATTTGCAACATGGAAGGATTACAAAGAAGAGTGATGTGTGGTGTCTTGGAATACTGATTCTGGAGATCCTAACAGGGAAGTTCCCTGCAAACTTTTTGCAAAAGGGTAAAGGAAGTGAGGTGAGTTTGGCCAGTTGGGTGGATTCAGTTGTGCCAGAAGAGTGGACCAATGCTGTGTTTGATCAAGATATGGGGGAAACAAAGAACAGTGAAGGAGAGATGGGGAAGCTTTTGAAGATTGCCTTGAATTGTTGTGAGGCTGATGTGGATAAGAGGTGGGATATAAAGGAATCAGTAGCTAAAATCCTTGAGGTGAAGCAAAGGGATGATGATCAAGacaattttttcaaaacatacatTTGA
- the LOC137812775 gene encoding uncharacterized protein isoform X1 yields MFSAYSVGIAKHIFISFHRNHQHCLQNSLFRSVSMNNQREVESETESHVHYNHTDPSEYARWTARESFQFMYARPWQRVNDFYFNVVRANLSLSLLFGPQTILDHNDTGIAALSDQSELESVASEDRSGRWARRTFKIILSYHGGSFDGWQKQPGLNTVQGIVEASLGKFVDEKKTQLLKDKGLPIEGCAVVAGRTDKGVTGLQQVCSFYTWKKDVKPRDIEDAINQAALGKLRVISVSEVSRVFHPNFSAKWRHYLYIFPLTNGYRDQSNSNGESCDISKYNEMHDSSSKDGIENQEKSYLFSVSKVNVLLRKLEGKLLSYKMFARDTKASRNDGPPTECFVYHARAMEVKLPTTVSASHDCGEETKVMCVELVANRFLRKMVRVLVATSIREAAAGAEDDALIKLMDATCRRATAPPAPPDGLCLVDVGYTEFDPQKCFILIE; encoded by the exons ATGTTCAGTGCATACTCTGTTGGCATTGCCAAACATATATTCATCAGTTTCCACAGAAACCATCAACATTGCTTACAGAACTCACTCTTTCGTTCCGTTTCCATGAATAACCAAAGGGAAGTTGAAAGTGAAACTGAAAGTCACGTGCATTACAACCACACCGATCCCTCCGAATACGCAAGATGGACTGCGAG GGAGAGTTTCCAATTTAtgtatgcaaggccttggcaACGAGTCAATGATTTTTACTTCAACGTTGTCCGTGCCAACTTGTCTCTGTCACTTCTCTTCGGACCCCAG ACAATTCTTGATCACAATGATACTGGAATTGCAGCACTTTCTGATCAGAGTGAGTTGGAAAGTGTTGCATCTGAGGATCGCTCTGGGAGGTGGGCGAGGAGGACGTTCAAAATTATTCTTTCGTATCATGGGGGTTCATTTGATGGGTGGCAAAAGCAGCCAGGCTTGAACACTGTCCAAGG CATTGTAGAAGCGTCACTTGGCAAATTTGTTGATGAAAAGAAAACACAACTGCTAAAGGATAAAGGTTTGCCTATTGAAGGTTGTGCTGTTGTTGCTGGTCGTACAGACAAAGGTGTGACAGGCCTTCAACAAGTCTGTTCTTTCT ATACATGGAAGAAGGATGTTAAACCAAGAGATATTGAAGATGCTATCAATCAAGCAGCTCTAGGAAAACTTAGAGTCATATCAGTTTCTGAG GTATCACGCGTATTTCATCCGAATTTCTCTGCCAAATGGAGGCATTACCTTTATATATTTCCACTTACCAATGGGTACAGGGACCAAAGTAACAGCAATGGGGAGTCCTGTGACATTTCTAAATATAATGAAATGCATGATTCTTCCAGCAAGGACGGGatagaaaatcaagagaaaTCCTATCTGTTCAGTGTAAGCAAGGTAAATGTGCTTTTGAGAAAATTGGAAGGAAAACTGCTATCCTACAAGATGTTTGCTCGTGATACAAAAGCTTCAAGAAATGA TGGTCCACCTACTGAGTGTTTTGTTTACCATGCTCGAGCTATGGAAGTCAAACTGCCAACAACTGTGAGTGCCAGCCAT GACTGTGGTGAAGAAACAAAGGTGATGTGTGTTGAGCTGGTAGCTAATCGCTTCCTACGAAAG ATGGTTCGGGTGCTTGTAGCAACCTCAATTAGAGAAGCTGCTGCTGGTGCTGAAGATGATGCCTTGATAAAGCTCATGGATGCCACATGTAGGCGTGCTACTGCTCCTCCAGCACCCCCTGATGGTTTATGTCTAGTTGATGTTGGGTACACTGAGTTTGACCCTCAAAAGTGTTTCATTCTGATAGAGTAA